A window from Peromyscus eremicus chromosome 5, PerEre_H2_v1, whole genome shotgun sequence encodes these proteins:
- the Nob1 gene encoding RNA-binding protein NOB1 — MRGLCMSATMAPVVEHVVADAGAFLRDAPLQDIGKNIYTLREVVREIRDRATRRRLAVLPYELRFKEPFPEYVRLVTEFSKKTGDYPSLSATDIQVLALTYQLEAEFVGVSHLKQEPEKVKVSASIEHPETPLHISGFHLPSKPKPSHGTVDHGHPADGPENLEFSSFMFWRNPLPNIDHELQELLIDRRKEEEEEEEEEEEFEDSDDDGGGWITPSNIKQIQQELEQCDIPKDVRVGCVTTDFAMQNVLLQMGLHVLAVNGMLIREARSYILRCHGCFKTTSDMNRVFCGHCGNKTLKKVSVTVNDDGTLHMHFSQNPKVLNPRGLRYSLPTPKGGKYAINPHLTEDQRFPQLRLSHKARQKTNVFDPGYIAGVSPFVENDISSRSATLQVRDSTLGAGRRRLNPNASRKKFVKKR; from the exons ATGCGGGGTCTGTGCATGTCCGCCACCATGGCGCCTGTGGTGGAGCACGTTGTGGCTGACGCCGGCGCTTTCCTGCGGGACGCGCCACTGCAG GACATCGGAAAAAACATCTACACTCTCCGGGAGGTGGTCCGAGAGATCCGGGACAGGGCCACGCGCAGGCGCCTGGCAGTGCTGCCCTACGAGCTGCGGTTCAAGGAGCCCTTCCCGGAGTACGTGCGCCTGG TGACTGAGTTTTCCAAGAAAACTGGAGACTATCCCAGCCTCTCTGCCACAGACATCCAAGTGCTGGCTCTGACTTACCAATTAGAAGCAGAATTCGTTGGGGTGTCTCATCTAAAACAAGAACCAGAAAAG gttaAGGTGAGCGCTTCGATTGAGCACCCTGAAACTCCTCTTCACATCTCTGGTTTCCACCTGCCCTCCAAG CCTAAACCCTCACATGGAACAGTGGATCATGGCCACCCAGCTGATGGGCCTGAGAACCTGGAATTCAGCTCCTTCATGTTCTGGAGAAACCCTCTGCCTAACATTGATCATGAACTGCAGGAGCTGCTG ATtgacagaaggaaagaggaggaagaggaggaggaggaggaggaggaatttgaAGACAGTGATGACGATGGGGGTGGGTGGATAACCCCCAGCAACATCAAGCAGATTCAGCAGGAGTTGGAGCAGTGTGACATCCCAAAGGATGTACGGGTTGGCTGTGTGACCACAGACTTCGCCATGCAG AATGTTCTGCTTCAGATGGGGCTGCACGTGCTGGCAGTGAACGGCATGCTGATCCGAGAGGCCCGGAGCTACATCTTACGCTGTCATGGCTGCTTCAA GACGACGTCGGACATGAACCGAGTGTTCTGTGGGCATTGTGGGAACAAGACCCTGAAGAAAGTGTCTGTGACTGTCAATGACGATGGTACCTTACACATGCATTTCTCCCAAAACCCCAAGGTGCTGAACCCTCGAGGCCTCCGG TACTCGCTGCCCACGCCCAAAGGAGGCAAATATGCCATCAACCCCCACCTGACCGAGGATCAGCGCTTCCCCCAGCTACGACTCTCCCACAAGGCCAGGCAGAAGACCAACGTGTTTGACCCTGGCTACATAGCTGGGGTGTCTCCCTTCGTGGAGAATGACATCTCCAGCCGCTCAGCCACCCTGCAGGTCCGGGACAGCACCTTGGGAGCTGGGCGGAGACGCTTAAATCCCAATGCTTCCAGAAAGAAGTTTGTAAAGAAAAGGTGA